A window of the Emys orbicularis isolate rEmyOrb1 chromosome 1, rEmyOrb1.hap1, whole genome shotgun sequence genome harbors these coding sequences:
- the PWP2 gene encoding periodic tryptophan protein 2 homolog: MKFAYRFSNLLGTVYRRGNLHFTPDGNCVISPVGNRVTVFDLKNNKSETLPLATRHNITCVGLSPDGSLAILVDEEGAALLVSLIGKSVIHQFHFQKPVHCVCFSPDGRKFVITKDNVALMYHAPGKKREFNAFVLDKTYYGPYDETTCIDWTDDSKCFAIGSKDMSTWVFGAERWVNLIYYSLGGHKDAIVACFFEENSLDLYTVSQDGALCVWQCDTDLCGLKPRPPKDRAEDKNESIEDLGEEFIEEPKGEEIHGKATTNEKERRDKVKYSRAAKYFFNKEGDFNNLTSAAYHKKTHLLVTGFASGIFHIHELPEFNLIHSLSISDQRIATISINCTGDWIAFGCSGLGQLLVWEWQSESYVLKQQGHFNSMVSLAYSPDGQYLVTGGDDGKVKVWNTSSSFCFVTFTEHTSSISAVAFTSTGYVILSASLDGTVRAFDLHRYRNFRTFTSPRPAQFSCLAVDSSGEIISAGSQDSFDIFVWSMQSGRLLDVLSGHEGPISSLCFNPMKSILASASWDKTVRLWDMFDSWRTKETLTLNSDVLVVAFRPDGNELAVAALDGQITFWDHENAVQTGSIEGRHDLQMGRKELDKITAKQSAKAKSFTTLCYSADGQSILAGGLSKFVCIYHVKEQILMKKFEISCNLSLDAMEEYLDRRKMTEFGSMALIDDGAGDEDGVAIALPGVKRGDLSSRHFKPEIRVTCLRFSPTGRSWAATTTEGLLIYSLDSGLIFDPFELDIDITPSSVRKVLSQKEYTMAIVMAFRLNEKKLIQEVIETVPCNEVDVVCSSLPELYVEKVLEFLASALETSHHLEFYLTWAQRLLMLHGQKLKTRSGKLLPMIQFLQKSIQCHFEGVSKLCEWNRYNIKYALAISQQRGMKRPAETSVSEEELEDSNSDYLMEEATTHS, encoded by the exons ATGAAGTTCGCTTACAGG TTCTCTAACTTGCTGGGCACTGTTTATCGGCGTGGGAACCTACATTTCACCCCAGATGGTAACTGTGTCATCAGCCCCGTCGGGAACAGAGTCACCGTCTTTGACCTGAAAAA TAATAAGTCAGAAACATTACCATTGGCAACACGGCACAATATCACATGTGTGGGGCTCTCTCCAGATGGAAGTCTTGCCATATTAGTTGATGAAg AGGGAGCTGCCTTGCTTGTCAGTTTGATTGGTAAATCTGTGATACATCAGTTCCATTTTCAGAAGCCAGTGCACTGTGTCTGCTTTTCCCCAGATGGCAG GAAATTTGTGATCACAAAGGACAATGTTGCTCTTATGTACCATGCCCCTGGGAAGAAACGAGAATTTAATGCCTTTGTTCTGGACAAAACTTACTATGGTCCATACGATGAAACAACATGCATTGACTGGACTGATGATTCCAA gtGTTTTGCAATCGGTAGCAAGGATATGTCAACATGGGTGTTTGGAGCTGAGCGATGGGTTAACCTGATCTATTACTCTCTGGGAGGGCATAAAGATGCAATCGTAGCCTGCTTTTTTGAAGAGAATAGTCTAGAT CTGTACACAGTTAGCCAGGATGGGGCCCTGTGTGTGTGGCAATGTGATACAGACTTGTGTGGTCTGAAGCCCAGGCCTCCCAAAGACAGAGCAGAAGATAAGAATGAATCAATAGAAGACCTGGGTGAAGAGTTTATTGAAGAGCCCAAGGGCGAGGAGATTCATGGAAAAGCCACtacaaatgaaaaagaaaggaGAGATAAAGTGAAATATTCACGTGCTGCAAA GTACTTTTTCAACAAAGAAGGAGATTTTAATAACCTGACATCTGCAGCTTATCACAAGAAAACGCACCTTCTGGTCACTGGTTTTGCTTCTGGAATTTTTCATATACATGAGCTTCCAGAGTTCAACCTTATCCATTCCTTAAG TATTTCAGACCAGAGGATTGCCACTATTTCTATCAACTGCACTGGTGACTGGATTGCTTTTGGATGTTCAG GTCTGGGTCAGCTGCTGGTGTGGGAATGGCAAAGTGAGTCTTACGTGCTGAAGCAGCAGGGCCATTTCAACAGTATGGTCTCATTGGCATATTCTCCAGATGGGCAATACTTAGTTACTGGCGGGGATGATGGGAAA GTGAAAGTTTGGAACACCAGTAGCAGCTTCTGCTTTGTCACTTTTACGGAGCATACCAGCAGCATCTCTGCTGTAGCTTTTACCTCCACCGGTTATGTCATTCTGAGTGCTTCCCTGGATGGAACAGTGCGAGCCTTTGATCTTCACAG ATATCGCAATTTCCGCACCTTCACTTCTCCACGACCAGCCCAGTTCTCTTGCTTAGCAGTGGACTCCAGTGGTGAGATTATTTCAGCTGGTTCCCAGGACTCGTTTGACATATTTGTCTGGTCAATGCAGAGTGGCAGACTGTTAGAT GTCTTATCAGGTCATGAAGGTCCCATCAGTAGTCTGTGTTTTAACCCAATGAAGAGTATCTTAGCTAGTGCCTCTTGGGATAAAACGGTCAGACTCTGGGATATGTTTGATAGCTGGAGAACCAAGGAGACACTAACACTGAACTCAGATG TTCTTGTTGTTGCTTTCCGCCCTGATGGCAATGAGCTTGCGGTTGCTGCCCTGGATGGACAGATAACTTTCTGGGATCATGAAAATGCAGTGCAGACTGGATCAATTGAAGGAAGACACGACCTTCAGATGGGAAGAAAAGAGTTGGACAAAATAACAGCCAAACAATCTGCTAAGGCAAA ATCTTTCACTACTCTGTGTTATTCAGCTGATGGCCAATCTATTCTGGCAGGAGGATTATCAAAGTTTGTCTGTATTTATCATGTGAAGGAACAGATTCTTATGAAGAAATTTGAAATCTCATGTAATCTTTCCTTAGATGCAATGGAG GAGTACTTGGATCgtaggaaaatgactgaatttGGCAGCATGGCGCTGATTgatgatggggctggggatgaggatggTGTTGCCATTGCTCTTCCAGGTGTAAAGAGAG GTGACTTGAGTTCTCGGCACTTTAAACCAGAGATAAGAGTGACATGCCTCCGTTTCTCTCCTACTG GACGAAGCTGGGCAGCGACCACCACAGAAGGCCTTCTCATCTACTCACTAGACTCCGGACTAATCTTTGATCCATTTGAGTTGGACATTGACATCACACCTAGCAGTGTGCGCAAAGTGCTGAGTCAGAAGGAGTACACCATGGCCATCGTCATGGCCTTCCGACTGAATGAGAAGAAATTAATTCAGGAGGTCATAGAGACTGTACCATGTAATGAAG ttgaTGTTGTCTGCTCATCGCTCCCAGAGCTGTATGTGGAAAAGGTGCTGGAGTTTCTAGCCTCTGCCTTGGAGACATCTCATCACTTGGAATTCTATCTTACTTGGGCTCAGCGGTTACTGATGCTACACGGACAGAAGTTAAAAACAAG GTCAGGGAAGCTGCTGCCCATGATTCAGTTCCTTCAGAAGAGCATCCAATGTCACTTTGAAGGTGTTTCTAAACT CTGTGAGTGGAATCGCTATAATATTAAATATGCTTTGGCCATTTCCCAACAACGGGGCATGAAACGTCCTGCAGAAACATCAGTGAGTGAAGAGGAGTTGGAGGATTCTAACAGCGATTATCTTATGGAAGAGGCAACCACGCATTCATAG